A region from the Acanthochromis polyacanthus isolate Apoly-LR-REF ecotype Palm Island chromosome 23, KAUST_Apoly_ChrSc, whole genome shotgun sequence genome encodes:
- the si:dkeyp-74b6.2 gene encoding cerebellin-1, which yields MSTPAPFLAPCSVFLVGLLLLALSGILEVRGQNDTEPIVLEGKCLVVCDSTPSAEPSGNALGMSVRSGTGRVAFSAIRNTNHEPSEMSNRTMTIYFDQILVNVGSHFDPARSIFVAPRKGVYSFSFHVVKVYNRQTIQVSLVLNGWPVISAFAGDQDVTREAATNAGLVMMERGDKAYLKLERGNLMGGWKYSTFSGFLVFPL from the exons ATGTCCACCCCTGCTCCCTTTCTTGCCCCCTGCTCGGTGTTTCTTGTTGGTCTGTTGCTCCTTGCCCTGTCGGGGATCTTGGAGGTCCGAGGCCAGAATGACACGGAACCGATCGTGTTGGAGGGAAAATGTCTGGTGGTTTGTGATTCCACACCGTCGGCCGAGCCGTCGGGTAACGCTCTGGGCATGTCGGTGAGGTCGGGAACTGGTCGCGTGGCCTTTTCGGCCATCCGCAACACCAACCATGAACCCTCGGAGATGAGCAACCGCACCATGACCATCTACTTTGACCAG ATCTTGGTGAACGTCGGCAGCCACTTCGATCCGGCCCGGAGCATCTTTGTAGCCCCCAGAAAAGGAGTCTACAGTTTCAGCTTTCATGTCGTCAAAGTATACAACCGGCAGACGATACAA GTGAGTCTGGTTCTCAACGGCTGGCCCGTGATCTCTGCCTTCGCGGGCGACCAGGACGTGACCCGAGAAGCCGCCACCAACGCCGGGCTGGTGATGATGGAGCGAGGGGACAAGGCTTACCTCAAACTGGAGCGAGGGAACCTGATGGGAGGCTGGAAGTACTCCACCTTCTCCGGCTTCCTGGTGTTCCCCTTGTAG